The following are from one region of the Corylus avellana chromosome ca1, CavTom2PMs-1.0 genome:
- the LOC132173874 gene encoding non-functional NADPH-dependent codeinone reductase 2-like: MSPVWQQKKLIDFCKANGIVVTAFSPLGAKVTSWGTNHVMENEVLMEIAKARGKTVAQVCLRWIYEQGVTPVMKSYNKERLKENLQIFDWELSEDDSKKISEIKQHRMMLKEELISARGPYKSIEELWDGEL, from the coding sequence ATGAGCCCTGTCTGGCAACAgaagaaactaatagatttttgcAAGGCAAATGGAATTGTTGTCACTGCTTTCTCTCCATTGGGAGCAAAAGTGACTAGTTGGGGCACCAACCATGTTATGGAGAATGAAGTTCTCATGGAGATTGCAAAAGCAAGGGGGAAGACTGTTGCTCAGGTTTGTCTTAGATGGATATATGAGCAAGGGGTGACTCCTGTGATGAAGAGCTACAACAAGGAGAGGTTGAAGGAGAATCTGCAGATCTTTGACTGGGAACTATCAGAGGATGACAGTAAGAAGATCAGTGAAATCAAGCAGCACCGGATGATGCTCAAGGAGGAACTTATTTCAGCTCGTGGACCCTACAAGTCCATTGAAGAGCTTTGGGATGGAGAGCTCTGA
- the LOC132173882 gene encoding disease resistance protein RPV1-like — MKTLLNLGKGDVHIVGIYGMGGIGKTTLAKAVYNQIYNGFEGSSCLLNIKEISEQPNGLVQLQEQLLSEVLKSKNLKIANVDKGINLIKERFRCKRVLVILDDVDNLKQLNSLAGSSEWFGPGSRVILTTRDEHLLTELGVHEKYKVKELNREESLQLFSWHAFRMAHPKEDYQKLSISVVNYVRGLPLALEILGSYLSGRSTIEWKNALEKLKKYPHDQIQKTFRMSFDSLDDDTVKDTFLDIACFFVGMDKDYAIKIFDGCGFFPEIGINILIQRSLVTIIGNGLWMHNLIRDMGREIVRERSSNDLRKRSRLWCHEDVLHVVNKQMGSEAVEGLILNPSKLEDVHIKIEAFAKMKNLRLLQINGANLTRCYGHLFEGLRWLCWHRCRLKFLPSNFHLENLVILDMQDSNVKQVWKEIKILNRLKVLNLKNSKFLTKTPNFLQFPILEILILEGCTSLVELHESIGNLERLVLLNLAGCHNLRNLPGSTSNLKSLQILNLSGCLKLDKLPEQLENMIALTKLHADRTAIMQLPASIGLLKNLETVSLSGCEGQSSKSWLSRFSSWISPKSSIPTHFLPASISGLCSLRRLDLYDCNLSEDGFPIDLGCLSSLEELDIGRNNFLNLPHCIGRLPKLTTLMLSECASLQSILELPASLWILDASGCTSIETLPNLSNLKSSPHLYLAKCQKSVEIQKLVEIQKLESLEITAIIHLEYCNNLAFNFRRSLLSQFLSKRDKDQGIFLQVPNLRLCPERHKRKAPRHRQNYLDERHRDIKLFVLVIFLLLVTSVVLKSVQQQFLTLLMR; from the exons ATGAAAACTTTATTAAATCTTGGAAAAGGTGATGTTCACATTGTAGGCATCTATGGCATGGGTGGAATCGGAAAAACAACCTTAGCTAAAGCTGTTTATAACCAAATATATAATGGGTTTGAAGGAAGCAGttgtcttttaaatattaaagaaatttcaGAACAACCTAATGGTTTAGTTCAGTTACAAGAACAACTTCTTTCTGAAGTCTTAAAATCCAAGAACTTGAAGATTGCCAATGTTGATAAAGGAATCAATTTGATTAAGGAAAGATTTCGTTGTAAAAGAGTTCTtgttattcttgatgatgtggataaCTTGAAACAACTCAATTCATTAGCTGGAAGCTCTGAATGGTTTGGTCCAGGAAGTAGAGTCATTTTAACAACTCGAGATGAACATTTGCTAACTGAACTTGGAGTACATGAAAAATATAAGGTCAAGGAATTGAATCGTGAGGAATCTCTTCAACTTTTTAGCTGGCATGCCTTTAGGATGGCTCATCCAAAAGAAGATTACCAAAAGCTTTCAATTAGTGTAGTTAATTATGTGAGAGGGCTTCCATTAGCTCTTGAAATTTTGGGCTCCTATCTATCTGGAAGAAGCACTATAGAATGGAAAAATGCAttggaaaaactaaaaaaatatccTCATGACCAGATTCAAAAAACATTTAGAATGAGCTTTGATTCACTAGATGATGATACCGTGAAGGACACATTCCTTGATATTGCGTGTTTCTTTGTTGGTATGGATAAAGATTATGccatcaaaatatttgatggtTGTGGTTTCTTTCCTGAAATTGGTATTAATATTCTCATTCAAAGGTCTCTTGTCACTATCATTGGCAATGGGTTGTGGATGCATAATCTAATTCGAGATATGGGAAGGGAGATTGTTCGTGAAAGATCATCCAACGATCTAAGAAAACGTAGTAGATTGTGGTGTCATGAGGATGTCTTACACGTGGTTAACAAACAAATG GGATCAGAAGCAGTTGAGGGTCTCATTCTAAATCCATCTAAACTTGAAGATGTACATATTAAAATTGAAGCATTTGCAAAGATGAAAAATTTGAGATTGCTGCAAATCAATGGTGCAAATCTCACAAGATGCTATGGACATCTTTTTGAAGGGTTAAGATGGCTTTGTTGGCATAGGTGTCGTTTAAAATTTCTCCCATCAAATTTTCATTTAGAGAACCTTGTTATCCTTGACATGCAAGATAGTAATGTCAAACAAGTCTGGAAGGAGATCAAA ATACTCAATAGGTTGAAAGtccttaatctaaaaaattccaaatttctCACCAAGACTCCAAACTTCTTACAATTCCCAATTCTGGAGATACTGATACTTGAAGGTTGCACAAGTTTAGTTGAGCTTCATGAGTCCATTGGAAATCTAGAAAGACTTGTTTTGCTAAATTTAGCAGGATGCCATAACTTAAGGAATCTTCCGGGAAGTACTTCTAACTTAAAATCTCTTCAAATTCTTAACTTGTCTGGCTGCTTAAAACTTGATAAGCTACCAGAGCAATTGGAGAATATGATAGCTCTAACGAAATTGCATGCGGACAGAACTGCTATTATGCAACTCCCTGCCTCCATTGGTCTTTTGAAGAATCTCGAAACTGTGTCATTATCAGGATGTGAAGGACAATCTTCAAAATCTTGGTTATCGCGTTTCTCATCGTGGATATCACCAAAAAGCTCCATTCCCACACATTTCCTCCCAGCTTCCATTTCTGGACTATGCTCTTTGAGAAGGCTAGATCTCTACGATTGCAATCTGTCTGAAGATGGGTTTCCAATTGATCTTGGATGTTTGTCTTCACTCGAGGAATTGGATATAGGAAGAAACAATTTCCTTAATCTACCTCATTGCATCGGTCGCCTTCCTAAGTTAACTACATTGATGTTAAGTGAGTGCGCGAGTCTTCAATCAATTTTAGAACTCCCCGCAAGTTTATGGATTTTAGATGCAAGTGGCTGCACATCAATAGAAACACTCCCAAATCTGTCGAACCTGAAAAGTTCGCCTCATCTTTACTTAGCAAAATGTCAGAAATCGGTTGAGATTCAGAAATTGGTTGAGATTCAGAAATTGGAGAGTTTGGAAATTACAGCAATAATTCACCTGGAATATTGCAACAATCTAGCATTTAATTTTAGGAGGAGTCTTCTTTCgcag TTCCTGTCCAAGCGTGACAAGGATCAAGGCATTTTCCTCCAGGTTCCAAATCTTCGCTTGTGCCCTGAAAGGCACAAGCGAAAGGCACCGAGACACCGACAGAACTATCTCGACGAAAGGCACCGGGACATCAAGTTGTTCGTGTTAGTGATATTCCTGCTCTTGGTCACTTCAGTGGTGCTCAAGTCAGTGCAGCAACAATTCTTGACATTGCTAATGAGATAA
- the LOC132163948 gene encoding disease resistance protein RPV1-like produces the protein MAAQIRWNYDVFLSFRGEDTRKTFTDHLYTALMNARIRTFRDDDELPRGEHISTELIKAIQGSKVSIVVFSKGYASSSWCLDELVEIIRCKNSIGQTLLPIFYDVNPSYVRKQTGTFAEAFAGHKDRFQAEMGRVHNWRAALTEAANYSGWDIQNVANGYESRFIEKIVDEVLSKVNNACLDIAKHPISIDYRIEKMKALLNLGKSDVNIVGIYGMGGIGKTTLAKAVYNQIYNGFEGSSCLLNINEISKQPNGLVHLQEQLLSEVLKSKNLKIANVDRGINLIKERFRCKRVLVILDDVDNLKQLNLLAGSSEWFGPGSRVILTTRDEHLLTELGVHEKYKVKELNHEESLQLFSWHAFRMTHPKEDYQELSIGVVNYVRGLPLALEILGSYLSGRSTIEWKNALEKLQKYPHHHIQKILRMSFDSLDDDTVKDTFLDIACFFVGMDKDYAIKIFDGCGFFPEIGINILIQRSLVTIIGNGLWMHDLIRDMGREIVRERSSNDLGKRSRLWCHEDVLHVLNKQMVRSIINHSYINT, from the exons ATGGCTGCTCAAATCCGTTGGAATTACGACGTCTTCTTAAGTTTCAGAGGTGAAGACACTCGCAAAACTTTCACCGATCACCTCTACACCGCCTTGATGAATGCCAGAATTCGCACCTTCCGAGATGATGATGAGCTTCCTAGAGGGGAGCACATCTCTACCGAATTGATCAAAGCTATTCAAGGATCAAAGGTTTCTATTGTGGTTTTTTCAAAAGGATATGCTTCTTCTAGTTGGTGTCTTGATGAGCTTGTGGAGATCATACGCTGTAAGAATTCTATAGGCCAAACTCTTCTTCCCATATTTTATGACGTGAACCCATCCTATGTGCGAAAACAAACCGGAACTTTTGCCGAAGCATTTGCTGGGCATAAAGACCGGTTTCAAGCAGAGATGGGGAGGGTGCACAACTGGAGAGCAGCTCTTACTGAAGCTGCAAATTATTCCGGTTGGGATATCCAAAACGTTGCAAAcgg GTACGAATCAAGGTTCATCgagaaaattgttgatgaaGTTTTGAGTAAAGTGAACAATGCTTGCTTGGATATTGCCAAACATCCAATAAGTATAGATTATCGTATTGAAAAGATGAAAGCTTTATTAAATCTTGGAAAAAGTGATGTTAACATTGTAGGCATCTATGGCATGGGTGGAATCGGTAAAACAACCTTAGCTAAAGCTGTTTATAACCAAATATATAATGGGTTTGAAGGAAGCAGTTGTCTTTTAAACATtaatgaaatttcaaaacaacccAATGGTTTAGTTCATTTACAAGAACAACTTCTTTCAGAAGTCTTAAAATCCAAGAACTTGAAGATTGCCAATGTTGATAGAGGAATCAATTTGATTAAGGAAAGGTTTCGTTGTAAAAGAGTTCTtgttattcttgatgatgtggataaCTTGAAACAACTCAATTTATTAGCCGGAAGCTCTGAATGGTTTGGTCCAGGAAGTAGAGTCATTTTAACAACTCGAGATGAACATTTGCTAACTGAACTTGGAGTACATGAAAAATATAAGGTCAAGGAATTGAATCATGAGGAATCTCTTCAACTttttagttggcatgcctttagGATGACTCATCCAAAAGAAGATTACCAAGAGCTTTCAATTGGTGTAGTTAATTATGTGAGAGGGCTTCCATTAGCTCTTGAAATTTTGGGTTCCTATCTATCTGGAAGAAGCACTATAGAATGGAAAAATGCATtggaaaaactacaaaaatatcCTCACCACCATATTCAGAAAATACTTAGAATGAGCTTTGATTCACTAGATGATGATACTGTGAAGGACACATTCCTTGATATTGCGTGTTTCTTTGTTGGTATGGACAAAGATTATGccatcaaaatatttgatggtTGTGGTTTCTTTCCTGAAATTGGTATTAATATTCTCATTCAGAGGTCTCTTGTCACAATCATTGGCAATGGGTTGTGGATGCATGATCTAATTCGAGATATGGGAAGGGAGATTGTTCGTGAAAGATCATCCAACGATCTAGGAAAACGTAGTAGATTGTGGTGTCATGAGGATGTCTTACACGTGCTTAACAAACAAATGGTAAGAAGCATAATTAATCATTCATATATAAACACTTGA